The Dunckerocampus dactyliophorus isolate RoL2022-P2 chromosome 1, RoL_Ddac_1.1, whole genome shotgun sequence genome has a segment encoding these proteins:
- the LOC129189299 gene encoding dystroglycan 1-like: MHYKLGDVRGGDAGRCRFLSSRTVSLIIGLLIAMAQSAALEQQDTQVEMFTMQLEASMQSSVLSELQSAALATPESSVKNGGVQNGIPDSSAIVGQVFQMRIPLVSDSASCNLHLTEMGQPALPSWLYWDKENCILRGLALEQDKGVYHISVSGQDMNEKTGSQEFPSTVFSIEIYPEERADTEPSLLTLQSNSSGLQPFTCGPEEPVTVLTVILDADLTKMLAEQRVSLLTVMRKFSHVPVEHMRLVPVVNNRLFDMSAFMAGPGNAKKVVENGVLLSWKLGCALDQGNIPDISIVQSSAKDGTMSAKLAYPVVGWHIVNKKPHAVKRVKRQLYNTPTPVPSLLPPTSYPEPPLRVVPTPTSPSIAPATDHSAPPVRGPLPLPVKPTMRIRDQIAHTPVLGPPQPTKVLGSTSTMLIQPTMTRPTFVEATALPTLPSTTKKPKPSSTRKPKKPKTSTPAPREPKSTTAKPPKRTTPLSLAPDLNQMPEIRNPIDQVNAWVGTYFELKIPPDTFFDKEDGTTDKLRLTLKHPPKESVSELSWIQFNSTIQLLYGLPEEQHKGKHEYFMLATDKGGKSVMDAFEVQVNHWSTNDKPPVVFAARFHGDPTTLSSDVHKKILLTKKLAYALGDRNSSTVTLRSITKGSIVVEWTNNSLQQNSCPKDQITALSNRIADPQGTPKPAFVKSMEPEFKPINISVRGTNKCQSYTFIPPGEVPPSPHLPTATPSPGTGRRSSDDVYLHTVIPAVVVAALLLIAGIIAMVCYRKKRRGKMTMEEQATFIKKGVPIIFADELDDSKSPPSSSIPLILQEEKPPLPPPEYPNMAGPHSTLLNQDLLEEYSVYQDDDPNAPPYQPPPPFTVPIEGKGSRPKNMTSYRSPPPYVPP; the protein is encoded by the exons ATGCACTATAAACTGGGAGACGTGAGAGGTGGGGATGCTGGGAGGTGCAGGTTTCTTTCCAGTAGGACTGTCTCCCTGATAATAGGACTTCTGATAGCTATGGCTCAGAGTGCTGCACTGGAACAGCAAGACACACAGGTGGAGATGTTCACGATGCAATTGGAGGCTTCCATGCAGTCGTCTGTGCTCTCCGAGCTCCAGTCTGCTGCTTTGGCCACGCCGGAATCATCTGTGAAGAATGGGGGAGTACAGAATGGCATCCCTGACTCTTCAGCTATTGTGGGCCAGGTGTTTCAGATGAGGATTCCACTGGTATCTGACAGTGCAAGCTGTAATCTCCAT cttACTGAAATGGGACAGCCAGCATTACCATCATGGCTCTATTGGGACAAAGAAAACTGTATTCTGAGAGGCTTGGCCCTGGAGCAAGATAAAGGTGTGTATCATATCTCAGTGTCTGGACAAGACATGAATGAGAAGACCGGCAGCCAAGAGTTCCCCAGTACGGTCTTCTCTATTGAAATATACCCAGAGGAGCGGGCAGACACTGAACCATCCCTGCTCACTCTACAGTCTAATAGCAGTGGCCTGCAGCCTTTCACTTGTGGCCCTGAGGAACCTGTCACTGTCCTCACTGTCATACTGGATGCTGACTTGACAAAGATGCTTGCTGAACAGAGGGTCAGTTTACTGACCGTTATGAGAAAATTCTCACATGTTCCCGTTGAGCACATGAGGCTTGTCCCTGTTGTCAACAACCGCTTATTTGACATGTCTGCTTTCATGGCCGGACCAGGGAATGCCAAGAAAGTGGTGGAGAATGGAGTTCTGCTGTCATGGAAACTTGGATGTGCCCTTGACCAGGGCAATATCCCTGACATCAGCATTGTTCAGTCCTCTGCAAAGGATGGGACCATGTCAGCCAAACTTGCATATCCAGTGGTTGGCTGGCATATTGTGAACAAAAAGCCCCATGCAGTGAAACGTGTCAAACGACAGTTGTACAACACTCCTACTCCAGTGCCCTCCCTGCTTCCGCCAACTAGTTACCCAGAGCCACCTCTACGTGTTGTTCCAACCCCAACTTCACCCTCAATTGCCCCAGCAACTGATCACTCTGCACCTCCTGTACGTGGCCCTTTACCTCTTCCTGTTAAGCCCACAATGAGGATAAGAGATCAGATTGCCCATACACCTGTTTTAGGTCCCCCTCAACCCACCAAGGTATTGGGATCCACCAGCACCATGCTCATCCAGCCTACAATGACCAGACCTACATTTGTGGAAGCCACTGCTTTACCAACACTACCAAGCACCACCAAAAAACCCAAACCTTCAAGCACAAGAAAGCCCAAGAAACCCAAGACGTCAACACCAGCTCCCCGAGAGCCCAAATCTACCACAGCAAAACCGCCTAAACGCACCACTCCTCTCTCCTTGGCTCCAGACTTGAATCAGATGCCAGAGATCCGCAACCCAATTGATCAGGTAAATGCATGGGTTGGCACATACTTTGAGCTCAAGATTCCTCCCGATACATTCTTCGACAAAGAGGATGGCACAACAGACAAGCTGCGTTTGACTTTGAAGCACCCCCCCAAGGAGTCGGTCAGTGAATTGTCTTGGATTCAGTTCAACAGCACCATCCAGCTTTTGTATGGACTTCCTGAGGAGCAACACAAAGGCAAACACGAGTACTTCATGCTTGCCACTGATAAAGGTGGGAAGAGTGTCATGGATGCGTTTGAGGTTCAAGTAAACCATTGGTCTACTAACGATAAACCACCAGTCGTTTTTGCCGCCCGTTTCCATGGTGACCCCACAACCCTAAGCAGTGATGTCCATAAAAAGATTCTTTTGACAAAAAAGTTAGCTTATGCACTGGGTGATCGCAATAGCAGCACAGTGACCCTTCGAAGCATCACTAAGGGCTCCATTGTGGTAGAATGGACCAATAATAGTCTCCAGCAGAATTCTTGTCCAAAGGACCAGATCACGGCTCTCAGCAACAGGATTGCTGATCCACAAGGGACACCAAAACCAGCCTTTGTCAAATCTATGGAGCCTGAATTCAAACCCATTAACATCTCTGTTCGTGGCACCAATAAATGTCAAAGCTACACCTTCATTCCACCAGGTGAAGTTCCGCCAAGCCCCCATCTTCCTACAGCTACACCTTCACCTGGGACAGGTCGTAGAAGCAGTGACGATGTCTATCTGCACACTGTCATCCCTGCTGTTGTGGTAGCAGCACTCTTATTAATTGCAGGCATCATTGCTATGGTCTGCTATCGTAAGAAGCGCAGAGGGAAGATGACCATGGAGGAGCAGGCTACCTTTATCAAAAAAGgagttcccataatatttgcaGATGAACTAGATGATTCAAAGTCCCCCCCATCCTCCAGCATCCCTCTTATTCTTCAGGAGGAAAAGCCACCACTCCCTCCCCCAGAATACCCGAACATGGCTGGTCCCCACAGTACTCTGCTAAACCAAGACTTGTTGGAAGAGTATTCTGTGTATCAAGATGATGATCCCAATGCACCTCCTTACCAGCCCCCACCACCTTTTACTGTCCCCATTGAAGGAAAAGGCTCTCGTCCCAAGAACATGACCTCCTACAGGTCACCACCCCCCTATGTTCCTCcctaa